Proteins from a genomic interval of Gossypium hirsutum isolate 1008001.06 chromosome A09, Gossypium_hirsutum_v2.1, whole genome shotgun sequence:
- the LOC107935125 gene encoding pectinesterase, whose protein sequence is MANNAIIGICAVFLVAMVVAVVVGVTHIKNKNDGEEISSSNKAVQALCQPTNYKETCQKSLASSNSSDVKELIRTGFQAGLVEIKNVLAHSVTVQELIKDENNKAALGVCQEVLDLAIDDFQKSFDMLGEYDMSKIGKYLLELKTWLSGAFTSQQTCIDSFAQSSNESSQKMQSILKTSMEITSNALAMLNGLSTIVKELNIPNVGNIDTTGVNRKLLSAEDMPEWISQADRKLLQAKPMDLKPNVVVAKDGSGKYDTINKALAEVPVKSPDRFVIHIKAGTYKEKINVTKQMTNVVFIGDGPTKTIITNDISVAKNPPVRTYRTATVGVDGASFMAKDIGFDNSAGPEGHQAVAFRATADKVIMFNCHFTGYQDTLYAHRERQLYTNCLITGTVDFIFGDATSIFQNCMLIVRKPGPGQNCMVTAQGRNDLGTNSAIVLQNCTISGAPDYIPVKDTNKAYLGRPWKQFARSIIMQSQIDDIIQPEGYAPMTGTIGIDTSFIAEFGNRGPGADTSRRVAWKGIKKIDINEANKWTPRVYLESETWIPSSGIPYSPDMVPGV, encoded by the exons ATGGCGAATAATGCTATTATTGGTATCTGTGCGGTGTTCCTGGTGGCCATGGTGGTAGCCGTGGTCGTGGGTGTTACGCACATAAAAAACAAGAACGATGGTGAAGAGATATCGAGTTCGAACAAAGCTGTGCAAGCCCTATGTCAACCCACAAATTATAAAGAGACGTGCCAGAAAAGCTTGGCGTCGTCAAATTCTAGCGACGTTAAGGAGCTGATAAGGACAGGTTTCCAAGCCGGGCTGGTCGAGATAAAGAACGTGTTGGCCCATTCAGTGACGGTCCAAGAGTTGATCAAGGATGAGAACAACAAAGCGGCACTTGGTGTTTGCCAAGAGGTGTTGGACTTAGCCATTGATGACTTTCAAAAGTCATTCGACATGCTAGGGGAATACGACATGAGCAAGATAGGAAAATACCTTTTAGAACTAAAGACCTGGCTAAGCGGTGCATTCACGAGTCAACAAACATGTATAGACTCATTCGCGCAATCAAGCAACGAATCATCGCAGAAGATGCAATCAATCTTGAAGACTAGCATGGAGATTACTAGCAATGCTTTAGCAATGCTTAATGGGTTATCCACCATCGTGAAGGAACTTAACATTCCAAATGTCGGCAACATCGACACCACGGGGGTCAATCGTAAGCTTTTGTCAGCTGAGGACATGCCTGAGTGGATTAGTCAAGCTGACCGGAAACTCCTTCAAGCAAAACCAATGGATTTGAAGCCTAACGTTGTAGTTGCTAAAGATGGTAGCGGGAAATATGATACTATTAACAAGGCATTGGCTGAAGTCCCCGTGAAAAGTCCCGATCGATTTGTTATTCACATTAAGGCTGGTACTTACAAGGAAAAAATCAACGTGACCAAGCAGATGACTAATGTTGTATTCATCGGTGATGGCCCAACCAAGACCATCATCACAAATGACATTAGTGTCGCTAAGAATCCACCGGTTAGAACATACCGTACTGCAACTGTTG GTGTGGATGGGGCTAGTTTCATGGCTAAGGACATTGGATTCGATAACTCAGCAGGACCCGAAGGTCATCAAGCAGTGGCCTTTAGGGCCACTGCTGATAAGGTCATCATGTTCAACTGCCATTTCACTGGGTACCAAGACACTCTTTACGCTCACAGAGAGAGACAATTATATACCAACTGTCTCATTACCGGAACGGTGGATTTCATCTTCGGGGATGCGACGAGCATTTTCCAGAACTGTATGCTCATCGTGAGGAAGCCAGGGCCTGGCCAAAATTGCATGGTTACTGCACAGGGAAGGAATGATCTTGGAACAAACTCAGCCATTGTGCTTCAAAACTGCACCATCTCGGGCGCCCCTGATTACATCCCAGTGAAGGATACGAACAAGGCATACTTGGGGCGTCCCTGGAAACAATTCGCTAGGTCTATCATAATGCAATCTCAGATCGACGACATCATTCAACCAGAGGGTTATGCCCCCATGACAGGCACCATAGGAATAGACACTTCTTTCATTGCCGAGTTTGGAAACAGGGGACCCGGTGCCGATACCAGCCGTAGGGTAGCATGGAAAGGTATCAAAAAGATAGATATAAATGAAGCCAACAAATGGACTCCTCGCGTCTATCTTGAATCTGAGACTTGGATCCCGAGTTCCGGCATTCCCTATAGTCCCGACATGGTCCCTGGAGTCTAG